The Eubacterium sp. MSJ-33 genomic sequence CGCCAGCGACTTAGCTCCGTTACAGTACATTGCACCATACGCCGGATGTGCGATCGGTGAGGAATGGATGGAAAATGGAAAGGATGTATTGGTTGTATATGATGACTTGTCAAAGCATGCAACTGCTTACCGTACACTTTCCTTGCTTCTCCGTAGACCACCAGGCCGTGAGGCTTATCCGGGTGATGTATTCTATCTGCACTCCAGACTCTTAGAGCGTGCAGCGAAGTTGTCAGATGCACTCGGTGGAGGATCGCTTACAGCCCTTCCAATCATCGAGACGCAGGCAGGTGATGTATCTGCGTATATCCCGACAAACGTTATTTCCATCACAGACGGACAGATTTATCTGGAGACAGAGATGTTTAACTCCGGTTTCCGTCCAGCCGTAAATGCAGGTCTTTCTGTATCACGTGTCGGTGGTGCCGCGCAGATCGGTGCCATGAAGAAGCTTGCTTCCCCAATTCGTGTGGAGTTAGCACAGTACCGTGAGCTTGCAGCATTCTCCCAGTTCGGTTCCGAGCTTGATGAGGATACGAGAAACCAGCTTGCACAGGGTGAAAGAATCAAGGAGATCTTAAAACAGCCTCAGTATAAGCCAATGCCGGTTGAAAAACAGGTCGTTATCATCTACGCTGCGACAAGAAAGTATCTGCTTGATATTGCGGTAGACCGGATTCTGGAATTTGAGAGTGGATTGTTTGAATACATTTCCACAAAATATCCGGACATTTTCGAGAAGATCCGCGAGGAGAAGAAGCTGTCCGACGAATTAGAGGACGCTTTGAAGAAGGCAATTACGGAATTCAAGGAAACATTCTAATAAATAGAGCGAGGAGGTTGATCTTTCTTGGCATCCATGAGAGACATTAAGCGACGCAAAGAAAGCGTCCAGAGCACGCAGCAGATCACCAAGGCAATGAAGCTTGTCTCTACAGTTAAGCTTCAGAAAGCCCGCGGGAGAGCTGAGAGCAACAAACCATATTTTAATATGCTCTATGATACGATATGTTCCATCCTTGCAATGACGAAAGAACCAAACCATAAATTCCTGAAGGAAAACGGCAGTGACAAGAAGGCAGTTATCGCGATCACATCGAACCGTGGACTTGCCGGTGGTTACAACAACAATGTTGTAAAGGAGATTGTTGCAGCCGGATTTTCGAAGGAGGATACCTATATCTATGGTATCGGAAAAAAAGGTATTGAGGGCTTGACCAGAAAAGGTTACAGCATATATCAGGATGAATCAGAGATTATCAATGCACCATTGTTTGACGATGCGACCGAGCTTACGAAGCAGCTTTTGACGCAGTATTCCAAGGGCGAGATCGGTGAGGTGTATATCGCATATACGAATTTCAAGAATACCGTGACACAGGAAGCAAAGCTTATGAAGCTGCTTCCGATCCGGGAGGAAGATTTCACACCGGAGCAGCCAATCAGTGACGATAAGTTGCTGATGAACTTCGAGCCGTCGGAGGAGGAAGTCTTAGACCAGATCGTGCCGAAATATATGTCCAACATTATTTATGGTGCACTGTTAGAGGCGGTAGCCAGTGAGAATGGTGCGAGAATGCAGGCGATGGATTCCGCGACAAGCAATGCGGAGGATATGATCGGAAGCCTGTCACTCAAGTACAATAGAGCAAGACAGAGTGCAATCACGCAGGAGCTTACGGAGATTATTGCCGGAGCTGATGCAATAAGTTAAAGGAGATTAAGGAAATGGCAGATACAAATGTAGGTAAGGTTACCCAGATTGTCGGTGCCGTTATCGATGCGAAGTTTACCGAAGGTAAACTGCCTGAGATTCATGATGCGATAACGATTGCCACAAAGAGCGGTGACACACTGTACGCCGAAGTATCCCAGCACTTAGGGGATGACACCGTTCGCTGTATCGCGATGGGACCGACAGATGGTCTTGTACGTGGTATGGAAGCGGTTGGTACCGGCGCGCCGATTACTGTACCTGTCGGTGAAGCAACACTGGGACGTATGTTCAACGTGTTGGGACAGCCGATTGACAATAAACCGGCTCCAAAGGTAGACACTTACCTTCCAATCCATAGAAAAGCACCGGAGTTTTCAGAGCAGTCAACCGAGACAGAGATTCTGGAAACCGGTATTAAGGTCGTTGACTTGCTTTGCCCTTATCAAAAGGGTGGTAAGATCGGTCTGTTCGGTGGTGCCGGTGTTGGTAAGACAGTATTGATTCAGGAGCTTATCACAAATATCGCGACAGAGCACGGTGGATATTCTGTATTTACCGGTGTTGGTGAGCGAACAAGAGAAGGAAATGACCTGTATTACGAGATGATCGAATCCGGCGTTATCGAGAAGACAACGATGGTATTCGGTCAGATGAATGAACCGCCAGGAGCAAGAATGCGTGTTGGTCTGACAGGTCTTACGATGGCAGAGTATTTCCGTGATCAGGTTGGAAAGGATGTATTGTTGTTCATCGACAATATCTTCCGTTTTACACAGGCTGGTTCGGAGGTATCCGCACTGCTTGGACGTGTGCCTTCTGCCGTTGGTTACCAGCCAACCCTGCAGACAGAGATGGGCGCATTGCAGGAGCGTATCACTTCGACAAAGAATGGTTCTATCACATCGGTACAGGCGGTCTATGTGCCGGCCGATGATCTGACAGACCCTGCACCTGCAACTACATTCGCACACTTGGATGCGACAACGGTACTTTCCCGTTCCATTGTAGAGCTTGGTATCTACCCAGCGGTAGATCCTCTGGAGTCTACTTCCAGAATCCTCGATCCGAGAGTGGTTGGCGAGGAGCATTACAAGGTGGCACGTGGTGTACAGGAGATTCTGCAGAAGTACAAGGAATTGCAGGATATCATCGCAATCCTTGGTATGGATGAGCTTTCTGAAGAGGATAAGATCGTTGTTGCCAGAGCAAGAAAGGTACAGAAGTTCCTGTCGCAGCCATTCCATGTAGCAGAGCAGTTTACAGGACTTCCTGGTAAATACGTTCCACTGTCTGATACGATTCAGAGCTTCAAGGAGATTCTCGAAGGTAAGCATGATGACATTCCGGAGAGCTATTTCTTAAATGCCGGAAGTATCGACGATGTACTTGCGAAGTGCAAGAAGTAGAAATAAATTAGGTGGTATACATGGCAGAAAATAAAATGATGGTTCGCGTGATCGCACCGGAACGGGTATTCTATGAAGGAGAAGCTTCTTTCCTTGAGTTTAATACGATTGAGGGCATCATCGGACTGTACCCAAAACATATACCTATGACTGTGGTTGTTGCACCGGGTGTCTTGAAGATTCGGGAAGATGGTGGAGACAAGGAAGCGGCATTGCATTCCGGTTTTGCGGAGATTCTTGGCGATTCTGTCACAATTCTGGCAGAGTCAGTCGAATGGCCGGATGAAATTGATATCCGTCGTGCTGAGGAAGCAAAGATTCGTGCGGAGCGCCGTATCCATGACAACTCACAGGATATTGACCGGGCGGAACTTGCACTGAAGCGTGCATTGCTTCGTTTGGAGATGACAAAGAAAGTTTAAAATACATTATTGTCAAATCGGCACCACCAGCTTGGCTGATGGTGCTGATTTGTATAGTACTTGAGGGCTGCAGCGTCAAAAGCGCTGAGAACAGAATGAAGGTTATTCAGAAGAAATTTGCAGACAGTGCAGTAGAAAAAATATGGTAGTCAGAGAAAATAAAAATGAAAGGTATATGATAGCGATATGCGATGACGAGCCAGAGCAGCTTGAACAGATGAGATGCATCTGCCGCGACGTGATGCATCTGCCGGATGATATGGTGGCAGTGTACAGGTCGGGGATAGCGATGGACGAGGCACTCAGGTCGGGAAAGCTGGATGGCGATGGTGCAAGGCTGGTGGCATTTCTGGACATAGAGATGGATGGACTTGATGGCGTGCAGTTGGGACGAAATCTTCATGAGCTGATGCCTGACAGCGTTGTTGTATTTATAACAGCACATCCGGAGTATGCAATCAGGGGATATGAGGCGAGAGCGTTCCGCTATCTGTTAAAGCCATTGACACATGACTCAGTAGAAAAGGTTATGGGCGAGATACGGAGGGAATTCAATGCAAACAAGAGTGTAATGCTGAAGCTCCCAGGTGCTGAAGGGTCGATATGTCTGGATGATATTGTGTATATATCGGCAGAGGATAAATATGCGATCATATATACTGTGGATAGACATATCACAGCGAGAGAAAGTCTGGGAGAACTGGAGAGAGAGCTTGAAGAATATGGCTTTTTCAGAATACATAGAAAATATCTTGTGAATATGAGATATCACAGGGAGCTTTGCAGAGGAAAGCTGATTCTCGGAGATGGAAATGCGCTGCCGGTCAGCAGACGGCGGGAGAATATGTACAGAGATAAAATAATGGAGAAAATGGAGAAAGAGCTGAATGGGTGATTTTGGAATTCAGATATGTATAGTGCTGATAAATGGATTGGAGATATTTTCCATGGTGCTTATAATGCAGCTTTTCTTTGGTGTAAAGCCGCTGAAAAGACTGCGGTATTATCCGGTTTTATTTGGAGGAATATGCGCATATGACGCAGTGGTTACATTGGTATGTAAAGAGCAGGACATGTTACAGATGCTCCTGCTTTTTGGGTTTCTGATCGTGTATGGTGCTGTCCGGGTTGATAAGCACCGTGTGCGTGCAGGATTTGAGGGCATATTGTCGTGCCTGCTCTATGTTATGTATGGTTTTCTGACCCAGATGACAGGCACCATGCTTGGTCTTGACGGGTACAACATTAGGCTTGGCGAGGAGAGCCAGTCTGTGTTCGAATTCGCAATGGACATAGTTATACTGGTGGTGTTATGTCTTGCGAACAGAAAGGTTATGACAAAGCATATTGACGTAAGGCTGACGGCAGGGGAGGAGATACTTCTTCTTGCGATAAGCCTGTTTTCTCCCGTGTTCTGCGCAGGGCTGGACAGAATCTATCACAACGTGGATGGTATCAAATATTCAATCGCCTGGGTGCTGTTCGCAATCGGGGTAAATGCTGCTGTGTATGCATGGATAATCCATAGGAAGCTGACCAGACATTATAAGTCGGTTTCGGAAAATTACAGGCAGAGCTTTGATGCCGAGTATCAGTATTTTAAGGATTATAAAGAAAAGCAGTCGGATGCAGTGCGACTCAGACATGATCTGAAGAATCATATGCTGACTATCCAGGGGCTCATGGATCGCGGAGAATATGACAAGGCAAAGAAGTATTTTCAGGAGATGACGGAGAGCGGAGGAATAGATACCGGCTGGATAGCCACCGGAAACGAGATTGTGGACATATTGCTAAATGCCAAAAGATCGGTCATGGATGAAAATAATATACAGATGGACGTGAGCGGCGCATTTGGCAGGTTGTCACAGATGGACAACTCTGACTGCAGTGTGTTAATAGCGAATCTCATTGACAATGCAATAGAGGCAAATGCAGCATGCCGGAAAGACCGGTATATAAAGGTTCGTGCGTCTGAAAATCCGGGCTCACTGATGCTTCTTGTGGAAAATCCTATGTCGGGTGAAATCAGGTGCGATGGAGACCAGTTGATATCAACCAAGACTGACAGTAATACGGAGCATGGAATCGGCACAGTGAATATTAAGCGGGTTGTAGAAAAATATCATGGCGAATGTCAGATGAAATCAGGTGACGGCATATTTGTCGTGAAAGTAATACTGCCGTTTGTCGCAAATAATGACCGTTTGTCGCAATAGAGAAAAAACTGAATATAATCGTGATATACTTCTGTTGTGTGAACACAGGCAGATGGGAGCCGGTGTAGATATTTGCACAAATATTACATGGCGAGGAGTATAGCATATGAAAAAGATTGGTATACGAGGAGGGAATATTATGAAGAAGATAATGGCGATAATAGCATCAATGGCGGTGATGATGAGCTTTGCTGCGTGCGGAGATAAAAATGATACAAGCATCGATACAGAGGACACAGCGGTGAGCACCGCTGTTGATACTGCAGAGGGGGAAGAGACTAACAACGATGATGGAGTATCCGTAACAGACAGCACAGAGATTACGGTGGATGATGTGAGAAAGCACGCAGAAACACCTGCATCAGACTTTGAATATGTAGATCACGGTGACAGCGTATCCATAAAGGCATATAACGGAAGTGATCCGATAGTTGTCATACCGGAGCAGATAGATGGAAAGGATGTTATATCTATAATTGATGGGCCTTTTAATAACGATAGTTTTATAAAAGGAATCTCACTGCCTGCTACGATAAAGGAAATTGGTGATTCTACATTTGGACTTAATGACTCGCTGCAGGTGGTTCTGGCATCGGGTGTTGAGACGGTGGGAAGGGCAGCGTTCCAGCACAATGACAGTTTAAAATATGTAGATCTGGGCGACAATCTCAAAGAATTTGATGATGCATATTTTTCGGATACATTAGAAGTGATTCATATTCCGGAAGGTGTAGAGAATCTTGATAAGGTAGCCTTCTTTGGCGAAGATGCCCTGACAATTGTTGGTAAAGCCGGTTCATTTGCAGAAACATTTGCAAAGGAAGAGGGAATAAATTTCGAGGAAGAATAATAAAGTCTGATTGAAAGAGCTAGGAAAAAAAACGCATCGAAAGATGCGTTTTTTATTTTGCCTGCATGTGAGTAGGAGCAAAAGCAGTGAAACAGGGGAGATGCTCCAACCGGAAAGGGTTGAGAATCAAGCGGATTGAGGGTAAAATAGTGAAATAAGAGAAAAGCTCCAATTAGCGTGTGCGGAGCAAGTATGGGAGGAAGACGATATGAGCGAAAAGACGGATGAAGGTCAAAACAGGAATGAATTGGAAGCAAAGCTCAAATCCAAACAACGAACGTACAAGATATTGACAAAGCTTTGTTGGGTTTTCCTGCCTATGCTGGCAGCACCGTTTATTCCTGCATTCTGCGGGGCGGAAGACTCGACGTGGACCTATCGGCTGACTGGAATTGCGGTTGTTTCCATTATGATTGGATTTGTCATAGCATTAATTGCTGCAAATATAGAGAAACAGATGAAGGAACTGATTGGACAGTGTGCCGTGCGGGGCGTGTTGGAAGAACAGATGCAGGTACTGGAATATATGCCGACCGGGCATACAAATGAAGATTTCCTGAAAAACTGCAGACTCCTGCCGGAATATAATGAAGTGACCGGTTCCGATTACTTCCATGCGATCTACAGAGGTGTAGAGATCACGTACTGCGATCTTTGCCTGAGGTGGCGAAGCGACAACATGGATCCGGACAGACCGGGATCATCTTCTGCAGTGACGCGATTCCAGGGACCATTTGTGACCATAGTCCTTCCACATAATATAGACGGTGTCGTCCATGTCATTGAGCGGAAAGGCAGGAAGAAACCGGCAGAAGCAATCCGGCTTGGAAATACAGATTTTGACCGGAGATTTACGACTTTGGCAACCGACGAACAGCTTGCAGGAAGCATATTGCCACCGGATGCAATCCTCAGCATACTGCAGCTTCCGAAAGATACCTATCTGGAATTCGCGGGAAATCAGCTCGTTTCTGCAATATACAATGATGAGGACTTGTTCGAAATGAAAGATATCAATGTAAACGATGGCTTGGACGAATACAGGGAGAAATGCCGCAAAGAACTCGCAGAACTGCTGCAGATATTCGATAATCTCATATATGTAGCCAGCAGGTAGGAGAAAAAAGACAAGTATGAAAGGCAGATGCTACACAGATAATTGCGATGTGAACGGGATAATATAAGAGTTGCGGATTTATAATTCTGATATGAGGTATCGTATGACAAGATAAAAACGCATCTATATTTAGAATAGAGCTTCATGTAAGATGCGATATGTTTGAGCCTTAGAATTACTTAATGTTCTTTCTTCTTGTAAGCAATACCTGAACACGATGTTCAGGTAAGCAGCCACTGAGCCATGGACGGCGAATTGGCTGCGGTTGCGTATTTTGAGAATATGTTTGTTAAGAACATTTAGTAATTCTTAGGTTCAATACATTGCATCTTACATGAAGCTCTATTCTAAATATACAGATGCGTTTTGATTTTTTCTACCATACATCAACTAAACTTATCAATGAAATTTCCGAACTTTTCAAGTTTGCTGATCGTATCATTTCTTGCTGCAGCAGAGCCTGTTTTTCCCTCAGACGCGGTTTCATTGGTATTCTGAGGACTGCTGACACCTGCGGAACCGCCGGTTTCCAATACAGGCGCAAGCCAGATCTTGCCGGAACCACGATATACATTAACCAGTC encodes the following:
- the atpA gene encoding F0F1 ATP synthase subunit alpha, which translates into the protein MNLKPEEISSVIKEQIKNYETKLETSDVGTVIQVADGIARIHGLENAMQGELLEFPGEVYGMVMNLEEDNVGSVLLGDHKNINEGDIVKTTGRVVEVPVGDAMLGRVVNALGQPIDGKGPIATTKSRQIERVASGVISRKSVDTPLQTGIKAIDAMVPIGRGQRELIIGDRQTGKTAIAIDTIINQKGQGVNCVYVAIGQKASTVANIVKTLTEYGAMAYTTVVASTASDLAPLQYIAPYAGCAIGEEWMENGKDVLVVYDDLSKHATAYRTLSLLLRRPPGREAYPGDVFYLHSRLLERAAKLSDALGGGSLTALPIIETQAGDVSAYIPTNVISITDGQIYLETEMFNSGFRPAVNAGLSVSRVGGAAQIGAMKKLASPIRVELAQYRELAAFSQFGSELDEDTRNQLAQGERIKEILKQPQYKPMPVEKQVVIIYAATRKYLLDIAVDRILEFESGLFEYISTKYPDIFEKIREEKKLSDELEDALKKAITEFKETF
- the atpG gene encoding ATP synthase F1 subunit gamma encodes the protein MRDIKRRKESVQSTQQITKAMKLVSTVKLQKARGRAESNKPYFNMLYDTICSILAMTKEPNHKFLKENGSDKKAVIAITSNRGLAGGYNNNVVKEIVAAGFSKEDTYIYGIGKKGIEGLTRKGYSIYQDESEIINAPLFDDATELTKQLLTQYSKGEIGEVYIAYTNFKNTVTQEAKLMKLLPIREEDFTPEQPISDDKLLMNFEPSEEEVLDQIVPKYMSNIIYGALLEAVASENGARMQAMDSATSNAEDMIGSLSLKYNRARQSAITQELTEIIAGADAIS
- the atpD gene encoding F0F1 ATP synthase subunit beta — translated: MADTNVGKVTQIVGAVIDAKFTEGKLPEIHDAITIATKSGDTLYAEVSQHLGDDTVRCIAMGPTDGLVRGMEAVGTGAPITVPVGEATLGRMFNVLGQPIDNKPAPKVDTYLPIHRKAPEFSEQSTETEILETGIKVVDLLCPYQKGGKIGLFGGAGVGKTVLIQELITNIATEHGGYSVFTGVGERTREGNDLYYEMIESGVIEKTTMVFGQMNEPPGARMRVGLTGLTMAEYFRDQVGKDVLLFIDNIFRFTQAGSEVSALLGRVPSAVGYQPTLQTEMGALQERITSTKNGSITSVQAVYVPADDLTDPAPATTFAHLDATTVLSRSIVELGIYPAVDPLESTSRILDPRVVGEEHYKVARGVQEILQKYKELQDIIAILGMDELSEEDKIVVARARKVQKFLSQPFHVAEQFTGLPGKYVPLSDTIQSFKEILEGKHDDIPESYFLNAGSIDDVLAKCKK
- the atpC gene encoding ATP synthase F1 subunit epsilon, whose amino-acid sequence is MAENKMMVRVIAPERVFYEGEASFLEFNTIEGIIGLYPKHIPMTVVVAPGVLKIREDGGDKEAALHSGFAEILGDSVTILAESVEWPDEIDIRRAEEAKIRAERRIHDNSQDIDRAELALKRALLRLEMTKKV
- a CDS encoding LytR/AlgR family response regulator transcription factor is translated as MIAICDDEPEQLEQMRCICRDVMHLPDDMVAVYRSGIAMDEALRSGKLDGDGARLVAFLDIEMDGLDGVQLGRNLHELMPDSVVVFITAHPEYAIRGYEARAFRYLLKPLTHDSVEKVMGEIRREFNANKSVMLKLPGAEGSICLDDIVYISAEDKYAIIYTVDRHITARESLGELERELEEYGFFRIHRKYLVNMRYHRELCRGKLILGDGNALPVSRRRENMYRDKIMEKMEKELNG
- a CDS encoding sensor histidine kinase, whose product is MGDFGIQICIVLINGLEIFSMVLIMQLFFGVKPLKRLRYYPVLFGGICAYDAVVTLVCKEQDMLQMLLLFGFLIVYGAVRVDKHRVRAGFEGILSCLLYVMYGFLTQMTGTMLGLDGYNIRLGEESQSVFEFAMDIVILVVLCLANRKVMTKHIDVRLTAGEEILLLAISLFSPVFCAGLDRIYHNVDGIKYSIAWVLFAIGVNAAVYAWIIHRKLTRHYKSVSENYRQSFDAEYQYFKDYKEKQSDAVRLRHDLKNHMLTIQGLMDRGEYDKAKKYFQEMTESGGIDTGWIATGNEIVDILLNAKRSVMDENNIQMDVSGAFGRLSQMDNSDCSVLIANLIDNAIEANAACRKDRYIKVRASENPGSLMLLVENPMSGEIRCDGDQLISTKTDSNTEHGIGTVNIKRVVEKYHGECQMKSGDGIFVVKVILPFVANNDRLSQ
- a CDS encoding leucine-rich repeat protein; the protein is MKKIMAIIASMAVMMSFAACGDKNDTSIDTEDTAVSTAVDTAEGEETNNDDGVSVTDSTEITVDDVRKHAETPASDFEYVDHGDSVSIKAYNGSDPIVVIPEQIDGKDVISIIDGPFNNDSFIKGISLPATIKEIGDSTFGLNDSLQVVLASGVETVGRAAFQHNDSLKYVDLGDNLKEFDDAYFSDTLEVIHIPEGVENLDKVAFFGEDALTIVGKAGSFAETFAKEEGINFEEE
- a CDS encoding DUF3137 domain-containing protein — translated: MSEKTDEGQNRNELEAKLKSKQRTYKILTKLCWVFLPMLAAPFIPAFCGAEDSTWTYRLTGIAVVSIMIGFVIALIAANIEKQMKELIGQCAVRGVLEEQMQVLEYMPTGHTNEDFLKNCRLLPEYNEVTGSDYFHAIYRGVEITYCDLCLRWRSDNMDPDRPGSSSAVTRFQGPFVTIVLPHNIDGVVHVIERKGRKKPAEAIRLGNTDFDRRFTTLATDEQLAGSILPPDAILSILQLPKDTYLEFAGNQLVSAIYNDEDLFEMKDINVNDGLDEYREKCRKELAELLQIFDNLIYVASR